Proteins from a single region of Styela clava chromosome 1, kaStyClav1.hap1.2, whole genome shotgun sequence:
- the LOC120344827 gene encoding peroxisomal trans-2-enoyl-CoA reductase-like produces the protein MSIRSIFAPNLFSGKVAIVTGGATGIGAAIAQELCHLGCDIVIASRNEEKLKAAAKKMQEDPQMKGRISTTKCNIRSEGDVINLMTSTIEKYGKIDYLINNGGGQFLSGAENITAKGWHAVVETNLTGTFYCCKHAYLTWMQEHGGSIVNIITDMWKGYTFMAHSSAARAGVDNLTKTLSLEWAGSGVRINSVAPGTIYSETAVANYADPAIFDEALQLQPTGRLGKPEEISAAVCFLLSPAAAYITGESLKVDGAQSLYTNFIRIPKHDNFPKWSWEQTKAKL, from the coding sequence ATGTCAATCCGTAGTATATTTGCACCAAATTTGTTTTCTGGAAAGGTCGCGATTGTCACTGGTGGTGCCACGGGTATCGGTGCCGCAATTGCACAGGAACTATGCCACCTTGGATGCGACATTGTAATTGCTTCAAGAAATGAAGAGAAGTTAAAAGCAGCAGCGAAAAAGATGCAGGAAGACCCGCAAATGAAAGGGAGGATTTCCACAACGAAGTGTAACATTCGCAGTGAGGGTGACGTCATTAACCTTATGACAAGTACGATtgaaaaatatggcaaaattgattatttaataaataatggAGGAGGTCAATTTCTCAGCGGAGCTGAAAACATAACTGCTAAAGGTTGGCATGCTGTAGTGGAAACCAATTTAACAGGAACTTTTTACTGTTGCAAGCATGCATATTTAACTTGGATGCAGGAACATGGTGGCTCAATAGTCAATATTATCACCGACATGTGGAAAGGATATACTTTTATGGCTCACAGTAGTGCTGCAAGGGCTGGTGTGGATAACCTAACAAAAACGCTATCTTTGGAATGGGCAGGAAGTGGGGTAAGAATCAACTCAGTTGCACCCGGTACAATTTATTCCGAAACAGCTGTGGCGAATTATGCTGACCCTGCGATCTTTGATGAAGCGTTACAACTTCAACCGACTGGACGTCTTGGAAAGCCTGAAGAAATATCGGCAGCAGTGTGTTTCCTTCTTTCTCCGGCTGCAGCGTATATAACCGGTGAAAGTCTGAAAGTTGATGGTGCTCAGAGTCTTTACACTAATTTCATAAGGATTCCGAAACATGATAACTTTCCCAAATGGTCATGGGAACAGACGAaagcaaaattataa
- the LOC120344807 gene encoding quinone oxidoreductase-like protein 2 homolog has protein sequence MSLRVANLATKMIRCPPEVILRPLARGDHVQRRLLTQENVASTMKRFYRTAVCTELKKPMIISQKESEDVDLDQVRIKVEAAAVNFGDILTVEGTYQEKIEPPFTPGNEFSGIVTEVGPEAKRIKPGTRVCGMSYGNAYAEEIIVNEGAVFEIPDEMSYASAAGFVVSYATAILALEKKGRIKRGESILITAAAGAVGLAALDLAKNVYGAEVFCAAGGEEKCQFLRQKGSTAIDYKKENIRTIVKSIKPRGVDLVFEVVGGDVFKDCFRSMAPDGRLLIIGFASGKHPMIPANHTLVKNVSVIGIYWGSYRGIDPQLFMWTITEVFKHFKAGKLKPHVDKTFKLEQVNEAFEYIRARKNIGKVVLEMT, from the exons ATGTCACTTCGCGTTGCTAATTTAGCTACCAAAATGATCAGGTGCCCGCCAGAAGTAATATTACGTCCATTGGCGAGGGGAGATCATGTCCAACGAAGGCTTTTAACGCAAGAGAATGTTGCTTCTACAATGAAAAG GTTTTATCGCACTGCTGTCTGCACAGAACTTAAGAAACCTATGATCATTTCACAAAAGGAATCAGAAGATGTCGATTTGGATCAG GTCCGAATAAAAGTTGAGGCAGCAGCTGTAAACTTTGGTGACATCTTGACTGTTGAAGGAACTTATCAAGAGAAAATAGAACCTCCTTTTACACCAGGAAATGAGTTCTCTG GTATTGTAACAGAAGTCGGTCCCGAAGCTAAAAGAATTAAACCTGGAACAAGGGTTTGTGGAATGAGTTATGGTAACGCATATGCTGAAGAAATTATTGTCAATGAAGGg gCAGTGTTTGAAATTCCTGATGAAATGAGTTACGCAAGTGCAGCTGGCTTTGTTGTTTCTTATGCAACAGCTATACTGGCTCTTGAAAAGAAAGGAAGAATAAAGAGAGG GGAGTCGATACTCATTACAGCAGCTGCAGGAGCAGTAGGGTTGGCTGCTTTAGATCTCGCGAAGAATGTTTATGGAGCAGAAGTATTTTGTGCCGCGGGTGGagaagaaaaatgtcaatttttGAGACAAAAAGGATCAACTGCTATAGACTACAA GAAAGAAAACATTCGTACAATCGTCAAATCCATCAAACCACGAGGAGTTGATCTTGTGTTTGAAGTTGTGGGAGGAGATGTTTTTAAAGATTgttttagaag TATGGCACCAGATGGAAGGCTTCTTATAATAGGATTTGCATCAGGAAAGCATCCAATGATACCAGCAAATCATACTTTGGTCAAAAATGTATCGGTCATTGGAATTTATTGGGGAAGCTATAGAGGAATTGACCCACAATTATTCAT GTGGACAATTACTGAAGtatttaaacatttcaaagcTGGAAAACTCAAACCTCATGTTGATAAGACATTTAAATTAGAACAG GTGAATGAGGCTTTTGAATATATCAGAGCAAGGAAAAATATCGGCAAAGTTGTATTAGAAATGACTTGA
- the LOC120343915 gene encoding transcobalamin-1-like isoform X2, which translates to MFGIFGLLILIAVNAEVLFAEYPACGSLDDEITEAGLEENIDGHVTRLLKLRNSNGGWANTPEVFLSIQLTEPESFSNLDKSIRRMEEEIQDGISSITIGELAQYMLAVKSACKNTSSFGEVNLKKKLLKKLKGEFYRNGIQLSTPEDGWYGVFLATEAYCVSQAQSPGDEFIHRILHAQNRDGSFGNSASIDHTTRAMMALLCLSRINAISSTQREQVKNSLNLATQFLRSKITTERDDVWFGDKYATPAGVLAIKEHTEWADNAWRCRLMMRSLNRQHSDTEGESAISQRLLALKGVSYLSMLNVDYSCSNSGTIQDNTIETSLGEDPSPIHCSQEENGQSNFLFSKPAIDIDIAIQSYILPNVITENLDAKVVTLRDVIKGKTLLELLTTAQCRGLLTFKSEKTGWGEYITAIDGKQANSENKEYWSIQRNGESLDVGINQFKPAHSDYILFKLKKWS; encoded by the exons ATGTTTGGTATATTTGGACTATTGATTCTTATTGCTGTGAATGCCGAAGTTCTCTTCGCAGAGTACCCGGCGTGTG GTAGTCTTGACGATGAAATAACTGAGGCTGGGTTGGAAGAAAACATAGACGGTCATGTAACCCGATTATTGAAACTGAGAAATTCGAATGGCGGGTGGGCAAATACTCCAGAAGTCTTTCTCAGTATACAATTAACTGAGCCTGAGTCCTTTTCAAACTTGGATAAAAGTATAAGAAGGATGGAAGAGGAAATCCAAGATGGGATATCGAG CATTACCATCGGAGAATTGGCTCAATACATGTTGGCAGTAAAGTCCGCTTGCAAGAATACCAGCAGTTTTGGCGAAGTGAATCTAAAGAAGAAATTACTGAAAAAACTTAAGGGAGAATTCTATCGCAACG GCATTCAACTTTCAACTCCTGAGGATGGATGGTATGGTGTCTTTCTTGCAACTGAAGCATATTGTGTTAGCCAGGCACAGTCGCCAGGAGACGAGTTTATTCATCGAATCTTACATGCACAAAATAGAGATGGAAGCTTTGGAAACTCGGCATCAATag atcACACTACTAGGGCTATGATGGCTTTGCTTTGTTTGTCAAGAATAAATGCAATTTCCTCAACTCAGCGTGAACAAGTGAAGAATTCTTTAAATCTGGCAACCCAGTTCTTAAGGTCAAAGATCACGACGGAAAGAGACGATGTTTGGTTCGGCGACAAGTACGCGACTCCTGCTGGTGTGCTAGCGATAAAAGAACATACGGAGTGGGCAGATAATGCCTGGCGATGCAG ACTTATGATGAGAAGTTTAAATCGTCAGCATAGCGATACAGAAGGAGAATCTGCAATATCGCAAAGACTACTCGCATTAAAAGGAGTCAGCTATTTATCGATGTTGAATGTCGATTACAGCTGTAGCAATTCAG GAACAATACAGGACAATACCATAGAGACAAGTCTTGGGGAAGATCCTTCTCCTATTCATTGTAGTCAGGAAGAAAACGGCCAATCAAATTTTCTATTCTCAAAACCAGCAATCGATATTGATATCGCGATCCAATCTTATATTTTACCAAATGTCATCACTGAAAATTTGGATGCAAAAGTTGTGACTCTTCGTGACGTCATAAAAGGCAAAACTCTACTTGAATTATTGACAACAGCACAGTGCCGTGGCTTGCTAAC TTTCAAATCGGAGAAAACCGGATGGGGAGAATACATCACTGCAATCGACGGAAAGCAAGCAAACAGcgaaaataaagaatattggTCAATTCAGAGGAATGGCGAGAGTCTCGATGTCGGAATAAACCAGTTTAAACCGGCTCATTCtgattatattttgttcaaaCTTAAAAAATGGTCTTAA
- the LOC120348670 gene encoding uncharacterized protein LOC120348670, producing MFYRLEDKMMRITIVVLLCLALAVNCQVANKQKPRKKFLSCNANNIKKAKCAFGKNGNGCIPKVRKINYDQYDVKPTWFKITWDAVASAKCYYLELFTGSTGIVYKTRSCIRGNTYKMTGLEPWTVYEVQLSVVNRACRRGRPSPPVRIKTYWAPTEPTTRAPRPTYSPTAGRCGAGYFTCRSKKKQCIPSKKWCDRKIQCDDGSDERRCPGGCPELDLKFKNGNFSCSRWGSPGSYCFFDCDPFYVRDGKRYTSCSRQSKRWTNPIPTCRLKYTRILKVLPEETTSTSVTLQWEPVGEAIQYSFQAIEQLSIDHTDMEFVKTEIVNATECCKTTITGLKPGVEYRASMWAMDRDGERGMESLPVYFKSVAPPTIHIKSG from the exons ATGTTCTACCGGTTAGAAGACAAGATGATGAGAATAACAATCGTCGTTCTCCTGTGTCTGGCATTGGCGGTGAATTGCCAAGTTGCAAATAAGCAGAAACCGCGAAAGAAATTTTTAA GTTGCAATGCCAACAATATAAAGAAAGCAAAGTGCGCTTTTGGCAAAAATGGTAACGGATGTATTCCGAAAGTCAGAAAAATCAATTATGATCAATATGATGTCAAACCAACATGGTTTAAAATTACTTGGGACGCAGTTGCTTCGGCAAAATGTTATTACCTGGAACTTTTCACTGGTTCAACTGGCATCGTGTACAAGACAAGATCATGCATCAGGGGAAATACGTACAAG ATGACTGGACTAGAACCTTGGACAGTCTACGAAGTTCAACTTAGTGTAGTCAATAGGGCTTGTAGAAGAGGCAGACCAAGTCCGCCAGTCAGAATAAAGACTTACTGGGCACCAACGGAACCCACAACG AGAGCGCCAAGACCAACTTACTCACCAACGGCAGGAAGATGTGGGGCGGGATATTTCACATGCCGTTCCAAAAAGAAGCAGTGCATCCCAAGCAAAAAATGGTGCGACAGGAAAATCCAATGCGACGATGGTAGCGACGAAAGAAGATGCCCTG GTGGATGCCCTGAATTAGATTTGAAGTTCAAAAATGGAAACTTCTCCTGTTCAAGATGGGGATCTCCTGGAAGTTACTGTTTCTTCGATTGTGATCCTTTTTACGTTAGAGATGGAAAACGATACACCTCATGTAGCAGACAAAGTAAAAGATGGACAAACCCAATCCCAACGTGCAGAT TGAAGTACACACGGATTCTCAAAGTTCTTCCGGAAGAAACAACATCTACAAGCGTAACACTACAATGGGAGCCAGTCGGTGAAGCGATACAATATTCATTCCAAGCTATAGAGCAATTGTCAATAGACCATACTGATATGGAATTTGTG aaaactgaaattgTAAATGCTACCGAATGCTGTAAAACTACGATCACTGGCTTGAAGCCTGGTGTGGAATACCGGGCATCTATGTGGGCGATGGACAGAGACGGCGAAAGAGGAATGGAGTCGTTGCCAGTATACTTTAAATCTG TGGCACCACCCACGATCCATATCAAGTCcggatga
- the LOC120343915 gene encoding transcobalamin-1-like isoform X1, protein MFGIFGLLILIAVNAEVLFAEYPACGSLDDEITEAGLEENIDGHVTRLLKLRNSNGGWANTPEVFLSIQLTEPESFSNLDKSIRRMEEEIQDGISSITIGELAQYMLAVKSACKNTSSFGEVNLKKKLLKKLKGEFYRNGIQLSTPEDGWYGVFLATEAYCVSQAQSPGDEFIHRILHAQNRDGSFGNSASIDHTTRAMMALLCLSRINAISSTQREQVKNSLNLATQFLRSKITTERDDVWFGDKYATPAGVLAIKEHTEWADNAWRCRLMMRSLNRQHSDTEGESAISQRLLALKGVSYLSMLNVDYSCSNSEGTIQDNTIETSLGEDPSPIHCSQEENGQSNFLFSKPAIDIDIAIQSYILPNVITENLDAKVVTLRDVIKGKTLLELLTTAQCRGLLTFKSEKTGWGEYITAIDGKQANSENKEYWSIQRNGESLDVGINQFKPAHSDYILFKLKKWS, encoded by the exons ATGTTTGGTATATTTGGACTATTGATTCTTATTGCTGTGAATGCCGAAGTTCTCTTCGCAGAGTACCCGGCGTGTG GTAGTCTTGACGATGAAATAACTGAGGCTGGGTTGGAAGAAAACATAGACGGTCATGTAACCCGATTATTGAAACTGAGAAATTCGAATGGCGGGTGGGCAAATACTCCAGAAGTCTTTCTCAGTATACAATTAACTGAGCCTGAGTCCTTTTCAAACTTGGATAAAAGTATAAGAAGGATGGAAGAGGAAATCCAAGATGGGATATCGAG CATTACCATCGGAGAATTGGCTCAATACATGTTGGCAGTAAAGTCCGCTTGCAAGAATACCAGCAGTTTTGGCGAAGTGAATCTAAAGAAGAAATTACTGAAAAAACTTAAGGGAGAATTCTATCGCAACG GCATTCAACTTTCAACTCCTGAGGATGGATGGTATGGTGTCTTTCTTGCAACTGAAGCATATTGTGTTAGCCAGGCACAGTCGCCAGGAGACGAGTTTATTCATCGAATCTTACATGCACAAAATAGAGATGGAAGCTTTGGAAACTCGGCATCAATag atcACACTACTAGGGCTATGATGGCTTTGCTTTGTTTGTCAAGAATAAATGCAATTTCCTCAACTCAGCGTGAACAAGTGAAGAATTCTTTAAATCTGGCAACCCAGTTCTTAAGGTCAAAGATCACGACGGAAAGAGACGATGTTTGGTTCGGCGACAAGTACGCGACTCCTGCTGGTGTGCTAGCGATAAAAGAACATACGGAGTGGGCAGATAATGCCTGGCGATGCAG ACTTATGATGAGAAGTTTAAATCGTCAGCATAGCGATACAGAAGGAGAATCTGCAATATCGCAAAGACTACTCGCATTAAAAGGAGTCAGCTATTTATCGATGTTGAATGTCGATTACAGCTGTAGCAATTCAG AAGGAACAATACAGGACAATACCATAGAGACAAGTCTTGGGGAAGATCCTTCTCCTATTCATTGTAGTCAGGAAGAAAACGGCCAATCAAATTTTCTATTCTCAAAACCAGCAATCGATATTGATATCGCGATCCAATCTTATATTTTACCAAATGTCATCACTGAAAATTTGGATGCAAAAGTTGTGACTCTTCGTGACGTCATAAAAGGCAAAACTCTACTTGAATTATTGACAACAGCACAGTGCCGTGGCTTGCTAAC TTTCAAATCGGAGAAAACCGGATGGGGAGAATACATCACTGCAATCGACGGAAAGCAAGCAAACAGcgaaaataaagaatattggTCAATTCAGAGGAATGGCGAGAGTCTCGATGTCGGAATAAACCAGTTTAAACCGGCTCATTCtgattatattttgttcaaaCTTAAAAAATGGTCTTAA